One window from the genome of Nicotiana sylvestris chromosome 9, ASM39365v2, whole genome shotgun sequence encodes:
- the LOC138877795 gene encoding uncharacterized protein, whose amino-acid sequence MPFMDGSSGYNKIRMAPKDEEFTVFRTPKGWTPNELNYSSIEKLCLELVFSIQKLKHYFQAHVVHLVSKANPIKFMTSKPVLGDRLVRWYLQFQPFEILYIPKKAVKGQVLTDFLADHPIPNDWELTDELPDEDAMVIEVQPSWKIYFDGAAHRGGASAGVVFVTYRVAVEMKRLQLQVFGDSQLVVNQLLGS is encoded by the exons ATGCCATTTATGGATGGTTCGTCGGGCTATAACAAAATtcgcatggcaccaaaagatgaagagtttACTGTATTCCGcacccccaagg gatggaCACCAAACGAGCTGAATTATTCGtcaattgaaaagttgtgtttggagctagtcttctcaattcaaaagttgaagcactactttcaagctcatgttgttcatcttgtttctaaagcaaatcccatcaagttcatGACGTCAAAACCTGTTCTTGGTGATCGACTAGTGAGATGGTACCTACAATTTCAACCattcgagattttgtacatccctaaaaaggctgtaaaaggacaagTATTGACAGATTTCTTGGCAGATCACCCTATACCTAATGATTgggagctaactgatgaactacctgatgaggacgcaatGGTCATTGAGGTTCAACCTTCATGGAAGAtatactttgatggtgctgcacaTCGCGGAGGAGCTAGTGCtggtgtagtatttgtcacttATCGAG TGGCTGTCGAAATGAAGCGgctgcaattgcaagtctttggtgactctcaattagtggtcaatcagcttttagGTAGTTGA